A window of Cyanobacteria bacterium GSL.Bin1 contains these coding sequences:
- a CDS encoding AAA family ATPase has protein sequence MKPPIIAFFNNKGGVGKTSLVYHLAWMYFDLGLNVIAADLDPQANLTAAFIDEDRLEEVWEGNNSYNTIFRCVQPLLKGIGDIATPELERIEDGLSLFIGDLQLSGFEDELSSQWPDCLDGKERAFRVISAFWRLLDRAANQSSADLVLVDLGPNLGAINRAALIAADYIIVPLSPDLFSLQGLKNLGPTVARWRKEWEARIEKNPANDLELPQGRMEAIGYIILQHGVRFDRPVKAFQRWIECIPIIYQNKVLQNPQTQVFDVASDPNRLALIKHYQSLMPMAQESHKPIFHLKPADGAIGSHLSAVRNVYFDFKELAEKIASQIELPLPSLTQ, from the coding sequence ATGAAACCACCAATCATTGCCTTTTTTAATAATAAAGGAGGCGTTGGTAAAACATCTTTAGTTTATCACCTTGCTTGGATGTATTTTGATTTAGGATTAAATGTAATCGCTGCTGATTTAGATCCACAAGCCAATTTAACCGCAGCTTTTATTGATGAGGATCGTCTAGAAGAAGTCTGGGAAGGAAACAATAGCTATAACACGATTTTTCGCTGTGTTCAGCCGTTATTAAAAGGAATTGGTGATATTGCAACGCCAGAGTTAGAGAGAATTGAAGACGGTTTAAGTCTCTTTATTGGTGATTTACAACTTTCGGGTTTTGAAGATGAATTATCTTCTCAATGGCCCGATTGTTTAGATGGAAAAGAAAGAGCATTTCGGGTGATTTCTGCTTTTTGGCGATTACTCGATCGCGCTGCCAATCAGTCTTCTGCTGACCTTGTTTTAGTGGATTTAGGACCGAACTTAGGTGCAATTAATCGGGCTGCTTTAATCGCTGCTGACTATATTATTGTTCCCCTTTCTCCTGATTTATTTTCCTTACAAGGCTTGAAAAATCTGGGTCCTACTGTTGCTCGTTGGCGGAAAGAATGGGAAGCAAGAATCGAAAAAAATCCTGCAAATGATTTAGAGTTACCTCAAGGAAGAATGGAAGCTATTGGTTATATTATCCTCCAACATGGCGTAAGATTTGATCGACCCGTAAAAGCCTTTCAAAGATGGATTGAATGCATCCCCATCATTTATCAAAATAAAGTTTTACAAAATCCACAAACTCAAGTGTTTGATGTTGCTAGTGACCCCAACCGTTTAGCGTTAATTAAACATTATCAAAGTTTAATGCCAATGGCACAAGAATCTCATAAACCAATTTTTCACTTAAAACCAGCAGACGGCGCAATTGGTTCTCACTTGTCAGCGGTTAGAAATGTCTATTTTGATTTTAAAGAATTAGCCGAGAAAATTGCGAGTCAAATTGAGTTACCCTTACCGTCTCTAACACAGTGA
- a CDS encoding transcriptional regulator: MDEQELARLLKELESDRAERKASASDGKKIRQAICAFANDLPNHKKPGVLFIGVNDNRTCANLPITDQLLIDLASIRSEGKILPLPVLQVNKYIFEGCEVAVVIVQPSDAPPVRFDGRTYIRIGPRRAIATLEEERRLNEKRRARDLPFDLRPFSSASIDDLDLDLFQREYLNSALAPDILEQNHCSLKQKLTSLRFFTPHPEAHPTNLGILVVGKYPRQLIAGFYIQFVRFDGTELTDPIRDQKEIDGSLIELLRYLDEVLQANISTASDITTNPLEIKKPDYPIVALQQLIRNAIMHRSYEQTNAPVKVYWFNDRVEIHSPGGLFGQVNRQNFGKGVTDYRNPHLAEAMKNLGYVQRFGIGIATAQKQLEKNGNPAAEFQIEEANFLAIVRRTK; the protein is encoded by the coding sequence ATGGATGAACAAGAGCTAGCAAGGCTTCTCAAAGAGTTGGAATCGGATCGCGCTGAACGTAAAGCATCCGCTTCTGATGGGAAGAAAATCAGACAAGCGATTTGTGCGTTTGCGAATGATCTTCCGAATCATAAAAAGCCAGGCGTTCTTTTTATTGGTGTTAATGATAATAGAACTTGTGCTAACTTACCCATTACCGATCAGCTTTTAATCGACCTTGCTAGTATCCGTTCTGAAGGGAAAATTCTACCCCTTCCCGTGTTACAAGTTAATAAATATATTTTTGAAGGCTGTGAAGTGGCTGTGGTTATTGTACAACCCTCCGACGCGCCTCCTGTGCGGTTTGATGGACGGACTTACATTCGCATTGGCCCTCGACGCGCGATTGCGACACTAGAAGAAGAACGTCGCCTCAACGAAAAAAGACGAGCTAGAGATTTACCCTTTGATTTGCGTCCCTTCAGTTCTGCTTCCATTGATGATTTAGACTTAGACTTATTTCAACGGGAATATCTAAACTCAGCCCTTGCTCCTGATATCTTAGAACAAAATCATTGTTCCCTAAAGCAAAAATTAACGTCTCTACGGTTCTTTACACCTCATCCAGAAGCCCATCCCACTAACTTGGGAATTTTAGTTGTCGGAAAATATCCAAGACAGCTTATTGCAGGATTTTATATTCAGTTCGTTCGTTTTGATGGAACAGAATTAACCGATCCCATTCGCGATCAAAAAGAGATTGATGGTTCTCTCATTGAGTTGCTGCGCTATCTAGATGAAGTCTTACAAGCTAACATTTCTACTGCATCTGATATTACAACGAATCCTCTAGAAATAAAAAAACCTGATTATCCCATCGTGGCGTTACAACAACTGATTCGTAATGCGATTATGCACCGATCTTATGAACAAACCAATGCTCCTGTCAAAGTCTATTGGTTTAATGATCGCGTTGAAATTCACAGCCCAGGGGGATTATTTGGACAAGTTAACCGCCAGAATTTTGGGAAAGGAGTCACTGATTATCGCAATCCGCACTTAGCAGAAGCAATGAAAAACCTAGGCTATGTTCAACGGTTTGGGATTGGAATTGCTACGGCGCAAAAACAACTAGAAAAGAACGGTAATCCCGCAGCAGAATTTCAGATTGAAGAAGCGAACTTTTTAGCGATCGTTAGGAGAACCAAATGA